One stretch of Cryomorphaceae bacterium 1068 DNA includes these proteins:
- a CDS encoding VOC family protein, with product MIRFAHTNIVSSDWKKLADFYIKTFGCKLVPPVRNQSGDWLDKGTGLRNAHIEGAHLRLPGHGENGPTLEIYQYQHMESQEFVSPNKRGFGHIAFEVSDVEMMLEKLIKNGGQTIGEIVKREVNGVGELTFVYARDSEGNSIELQQWN from the coding sequence ATGATACGATTTGCCCATACCAACATCGTCAGCAGCGACTGGAAGAAGCTTGCCGACTTCTACATAAAAACCTTCGGTTGTAAGCTCGTCCCTCCTGTTCGAAATCAGTCAGGTGACTGGCTCGATAAAGGCACCGGGCTGCGAAATGCTCATATAGAAGGTGCTCATTTACGCCTTCCTGGTCATGGTGAGAATGGCCCCACTTTGGAGATTTATCAGTACCAACATATGGAAAGCCAAGAGTTCGTTTCTCCAAATAAACGCGGCTTTGGACACATTGCCTTTGAGGTAAGTGATGTAGAAATGATGCTTGAAAAGTTGATCAAAAATGGAGGCCAGACTATTGGCGAAATCGTGAAAAGAGAAGTAAATGGAGTGGGGGAACTCACCTTTGTTTATGCTCGAGATTCAGAAGGAAATAGTATTGAATTGCAGCAATGGAACTAA
- a CDS encoding OsmC family protein encodes MKKHHYTNSLEWTGNEGEGTKSYRSYNRNHVICIDGKQHPIMGSSDPSFSGDRSRYNPEELFLSSISSCHMLWYLHLCSVHKIIVTEYLDQATGIMEEDERGSGQFMEVTLYPKVKVAESGMIHKAQELHKEANKMCFIANSCNFKIGHKPKTLVN; translated from the coding sequence ATGAAGAAGCATCATTACACGAATTCACTCGAGTGGACTGGAAATGAAGGTGAGGGCACGAAGAGCTATCGTTCATACAATAGAAATCACGTGATTTGTATTGACGGAAAGCAGCATCCAATAATGGGTTCTTCCGATCCTTCATTTTCGGGAGATCGGTCTCGATACAACCCTGAGGAATTGTTTCTCTCCTCCATTTCCTCATGTCACATGCTTTGGTATTTGCATTTGTGCTCAGTTCATAAAATCATCGTTACTGAGTATTTAGATCAGGCGACAGGAATAATGGAAGAAGACGAGCGTGGAAGTGGCCAATTTATGGAAGTGACACTCTACCCCAAAGTGAAAGTAGCGGAATCGGGAATGATCCATAAAGCTCAGGAACTTCATAAAGAAGCCAACAAAATGTGTTTTATTGCCAATTCCTGCAATTTCAAAATTGGTCACAAGCCAAAGACATTGGTTAACTAA
- a CDS encoding pyridoxamine 5'-phosphate oxidase family protein, producing the protein MRDYPKSKLNRVKRGQKRATYDVESINGILDAGFIGHVAYVYEGRALNLPMAYGRSENKIYLHGSQGNRMFSALLESQEMSMTVMHLDALVLARSGLHHSVNYRSATLFGSVKKIESDEEKESALKCFMDHMMKGRWEGIRSMHKAELDRTLVVEMTIETASAKIRDVGVADEPEDYDLDVWAGLVPLKQVAQYPIADDGLPKNMDIPNHVLDYYHERKYGETS; encoded by the coding sequence ATGAGAGATTATCCAAAATCGAAATTGAACAGAGTAAAACGAGGCCAAAAAAGAGCCACTTACGATGTAGAGAGCATCAATGGCATTCTGGATGCTGGTTTTATTGGCCACGTGGCATACGTCTATGAAGGAAGAGCTCTTAACTTGCCAATGGCGTATGGACGGTCAGAAAACAAAATCTACTTGCACGGTTCTCAAGGCAATAGAATGTTTTCGGCCCTTCTCGAATCCCAAGAGATGAGTATGACAGTAATGCACCTTGATGCCTTGGTTTTGGCACGGTCGGGACTGCACCATTCTGTAAATTACCGTTCGGCTACCTTGTTTGGTAGTGTCAAGAAAATTGAGTCCGATGAAGAGAAGGAGTCAGCACTAAAATGTTTTATGGATCATATGATGAAGGGTCGCTGGGAAGGAATCAGATCCATGCATAAGGCGGAACTCGATAGAACTTTGGTGGTAGAAATGACCATTGAAACTGCCTCAGCTAAAATTCGAGACGTGGGCGTTGCCGATGAGCCTGAAGATTACGATTTAGATGTTTGGGCGGGGTTGGTTCCCTTAAAGCAGGTAGCTCAATACCCTATTGCTGATGATGGTTTACCAAAGAATATGGATATTCCGAATCATGTTTTGGACTATTATCACGAACGCAAATACGGAGAGACATCATGA
- a CDS encoding cupin domain-containing protein, translating to MEIKKVNLSEKLSTFTDHWSPKIIGELNNQHVKVAKFKGNFTMHHHEHEDELFYVIGGELFIELENKTLHLRTGEFVIIPKGMAHKPYAPEEVHVMLFEPASTLNTGNIENEKTQRALDRL from the coding sequence ATGGAAATCAAGAAAGTCAATCTTTCCGAAAAACTAAGCACCTTCACCGATCATTGGTCGCCAAAAATCATTGGAGAACTCAACAACCAGCATGTAAAAGTGGCCAAGTTTAAGGGCAATTTTACCATGCATCATCATGAACATGAGGATGAACTCTTTTATGTGATCGGGGGGGAACTATTTATTGAGCTCGAGAACAAAACGCTGCACTTGAGAACGGGAGAGTTTGTAATCATTCCCAAAGGAATGGCGCACAAGCCATACGCTCCAGAAGAAGTCCACGTCATGCTTTTCGAGCCTGCATCGACGCTCAATACAGGGAATATTGAAAATGAGAAGACCCAACGAGCTCTAGATAGACTGTAA
- a CDS encoding PLP-dependent aminotransferase family protein translates to MFPYKTSIRLDRASKQPLYLQLSNQFIDLIKDRTLPPETKLPGSRTLAEQLNLHRKTIVACYEDLLQQGWIESIPKKGTFIKRDLPELSTQKISDEGCLQLKANAGFHFDKNSLLNEKLKRDKEDFIYIDDGVSDGRLTPIEEIARTYRRISARKNVYDHLSYGSTYGNDTLRDVLVKYLNATRGLHITKDSILITRGSQMGIWISSQIVLHKGENIVVGNTNYGSADTTFLHHGANLKRVSVDEDGLVTDEIEKLCKKQKVKAVYVTSHHHHPTTVTLSAKRRLHLLNLAKQHNFAIIEDDYDYDFHYNHAPILPLASHDANGNVIYIGSICKTVAPVFRIGYLIAPKEFVDEASKLRGLIDRQGDALLELTFADFIKSGDLDRHIRRVMKIYKQRRDLFCALLKDQLSDFFEFEIPKGGMAVWVKLHSKYSWDDVAEIARKQKLEIGQWQRYDSANIGHNAIRVGFAAHNEFEIEELVGRLKKTLEKIKDSALKIEAVD, encoded by the coding sequence ATGTTCCCTTATAAAACAAGTATTCGGCTTGACAGAGCGAGTAAACAGCCACTGTATCTTCAATTGTCCAATCAATTTATAGACTTAATTAAAGACCGAACCTTGCCACCTGAAACGAAGCTCCCAGGTAGCCGAACGCTTGCTGAACAACTGAATCTACATCGAAAAACTATTGTCGCCTGTTATGAGGATTTACTGCAGCAAGGCTGGATTGAAAGCATTCCCAAAAAAGGAACTTTTATTAAAAGAGATCTCCCAGAACTGAGTACACAGAAAATTAGTGACGAGGGTTGTCTTCAACTCAAGGCAAATGCGGGGTTTCACTTTGATAAGAACTCTTTGCTCAACGAAAAACTAAAAAGAGACAAAGAAGACTTCATATACATCGATGATGGGGTTTCAGATGGAAGGCTCACACCGATCGAAGAAATCGCACGGACGTACCGAAGAATTTCAGCTCGAAAAAATGTGTATGACCACCTCTCCTATGGCTCTACCTATGGAAATGATACGCTTCGGGATGTCTTGGTCAAGTATCTCAATGCGACGAGAGGATTGCACATCACCAAAGACAGTATTTTGATCACCCGCGGAAGCCAGATGGGTATCTGGATTTCATCTCAGATCGTCCTACACAAAGGGGAAAATATTGTTGTAGGAAATACCAATTACGGCTCTGCAGACACTACGTTTTTACACCATGGCGCCAATCTAAAGCGGGTTTCGGTAGATGAAGATGGATTGGTCACTGATGAGATTGAGAAGCTTTGTAAAAAGCAAAAAGTCAAAGCGGTTTACGTCACATCTCATCACCACCACCCCACCACAGTAACACTTTCGGCAAAAAGAAGGCTCCACCTTTTAAATCTTGCGAAGCAGCACAATTTTGCTATTATCGAGGACGACTACGATTACGATTTCCATTACAACCACGCTCCGATCCTACCGCTGGCAAGTCACGATGCTAATGGAAATGTCATTTACATCGGATCGATTTGTAAAACCGTGGCACCCGTTTTTAGAATTGGGTATTTGATTGCCCCAAAAGAGTTTGTAGATGAGGCCTCGAAGCTAAGAGGCTTAATAGATCGGCAAGGAGATGCCTTGTTGGAACTAACCTTTGCCGATTTCATCAAATCAGGTGATTTGGACAGGCATATCCGCAGGGTGATGAAGATTTACAAGCAACGTCGGGATCTATTCTGTGCACTGCTGAAAGATCAACTGAGTGATTTCTTTGAATTTGAAATACCAAAAGGAGGCATGGCCGTTTGGGTAAAATTGCATTCAAAATACTCTTGGGATGATGTTGCTGAAATCGCTCGAAAGCAGAAGCTCGAAATAGGGCAATGGCAGCGCTACGACAGTGCCAACATAGGACACAATGCCATTCGGGTTGGTTTTGCTGCTCATAATGAATTTGAAATCGAAGAATTGGTGGGTAGATTAAAGAAAACGCTTGAGAAGATTAAAGACAGCGCTCTCAAGATTGAAGCAGTTGACTAA
- a CDS encoding GNAT family N-acetyltransferase, with product MIKIRSATEEDIEILALLGRITYSESHGAFIHDRNDLLEYNKKAFAVSKIKEDLRNKKNLFYIAYADDFPVAFAKLILNEFHESVDSKNTCLLDKIYVLNEFIPLKIGQVLFDFLEGEIRRFDCDTIWLDVYLQNYRAIRFYQKNAFVPTGRQDFLVNGTPYETIVFSKRILL from the coding sequence ATGATAAAGATCAGATCTGCCACAGAAGAGGATATTGAGATTTTAGCACTCCTTGGACGAATCACTTATTCAGAGTCTCACGGTGCTTTTATTCACGATAGAAACGATTTATTAGAATACAACAAAAAGGCTTTTGCAGTTTCGAAAATTAAAGAGGATCTGAGAAATAAAAAGAATCTTTTTTATATCGCTTATGCAGATGATTTTCCTGTCGCATTTGCGAAGTTGATTTTAAATGAATTCCACGAAAGTGTTGATTCTAAAAACACATGTTTACTCGATAAAATTTATGTTTTGAATGAATTTATTCCTTTAAAAATCGGCCAAGTTTTGTTTGATTTTCTCGAAGGAGAAATAAGGCGTTTTGATTGCGATACCATTTGGCTCGATGTTTATCTTCAGAACTATCGAGCAATTCGATTTTATCAAAAAAACGCTTTTGTTCCCACGGGTAGGCAGGACTTTTTAGTCAATGGCACCCCTTATGAAACCATCGTTTTCTCAAAAAGAATACTGCTATGA